Proteins from a single region of Juglans microcarpa x Juglans regia isolate MS1-56 chromosome 5S, Jm3101_v1.0, whole genome shotgun sequence:
- the LOC121267596 gene encoding uncharacterized protein LOC121267596 isoform X2 has protein sequence MENDEPFAKQSVQSASTISKDDHPTRQVEDSSEIVEETPPGQQQSPQHLILELPSIVIKDDREDYTRKNLPQTPSHTPKRVNFSPLPSPSSGRVNFSPSRNKFTIKTLLPKLSFKHQSTTADIEKEAIIQLGGSPAGVWEKHQFSRTFSLTKLFMSKTNKASSLPVSPIAHSNPETMHGWNVISPLSSVKGGGWRSIHRSRSVPDLSKEGSVSVPGGFRVIPSTPRRSERTVTTTTNQSLGDDIDGNDDGGENIADEEAVCRICYVELGEGADTLKMGCSCKGELALAHKECAVKWFSIKGSKICDVCKQEVQNLPVTLLRVQNVQVLNLQESGQQADFARHRIWQDVPVLVIVSMLAYFSFLEQLLISKMGSGAIAISLPFSCIIGLLASMAATTMVSRKYIWVYAGIQFVLVVLFGHLFYSLVRIQPVLSVLVATLTGFAVTMCGHSIIVEVWKWKTRSPSSSNQRQGQID, from the exons GTAGAAGACTCAAGTGAAATAGTTGAAGAAACCCCACCTGGTCAACAGCAGAGTCCACAACACCTTATATTAGAATTACCATCAATAGTTATCAAGGACGACAGAGAGGATTATACAAGAAAAAACTTGCCCCAAACACCAAGTCACACTCCTAAAAGAGTAAATTTTTCCCCATTACCGAGCCCTAGCTCTGGGAGAGTTAATTTTTCCCCatcaagaaataaatttacCATAAAAACCCTTCTACCAAAACTAAGTTTCAAACATCAAAGTACTACTGCAGACATCGAGAAGGAAGCCATTATACAACTAGGAGGTTCACCGGCAGGGGTATGGGAGAAGCATCAGTTTTCAAGGACATTTTCTCTTACAAAGCTATTTATGTCAAAAACGAATAAAGCATCATCCTTACCCGTGAGCCCAATTGCTCACTCAAATCCAGAGACTATGCATGGATGGAATGTGATCAGTCCATTAAGTTCTGTT AAAGGAGGGGGCTGGCGGTCTATCCACCGTTCTCGTTCAGTCCCTGACCTTAGCAAGGAAGGAAGTGTATCTGTCCCTGGTGGTTTCCGTGTAATTCCCAGCACACCACGAAGATCTGAGAGGACTGTCACAACAACAACTAACCAATCTCTAGGAGATGATATTG ATGGAAATGATGATGGTGGTGAAAATATTGCTGATGAAGAAGCTGTTTGTAGAATCTGCTATGTTGAACTTGGGGAGGGTGCTGACACCCTCAAAATGGGATGTAGCTGCAAAGGTGAACTTGCTTTGGCCCACAAAGAATGCGCTGTAAAATGGTTTAGCATTAAGGGTAGTAAAATATGTGATGTGTGCAAGCAAGAGGTTCAGAACCTACCTGTCACGCTTCTACGAGTTCAAAATGTTCAGGTCCTTAACTTGCAAGAGAGTGGTCAGCAAGCTGACTTTGCTAGACATAG GATATGGCAGGATGTTCCGGTTCTTGTCATTGTCAGCATGCTTgcttacttttcatttttagaGCAGCTTCTG ATTTCAAAAATGGGATCCGGTGCAATTGCCATTTCTCTCCCATTTTCCTGCATAATCGGTCTTCTAGCATCCATGGCAGCCACAACAATGG TAAGCAGAAAATATATCTGGGTTTATGCGGGCATTCAATTTGTGCTGGTGGTTCTCTTTGGACATCTTTTTTACTCGTTG GTTCGTATCCAGCCCGTTCTATCTGTCCTTGTTGCCACACTTACTGGGTTCGCAGTTACAATGTGTGGACATTCTATTATTGTTGAGGTTTGGAAGTGGAAAACAAGGTCCCCTTCTTCATCAAATCAACGGCAGGGCCAGATCGATTGA
- the LOC121267596 gene encoding uncharacterized protein LOC121267596 isoform X4: MENDEPFAKQSVQSASTISKDDHPTRQVEDSSEIVEETPPGQQQSPQHLILELPSIVIKDDREDYTRKNLPQTPSHTPKRVNFSPLPSPSSGRVNFSPSRNKFTIKTLLPKLSFKHQSTTADIEKEAIIQLGGSPAGVWEKHQFSRTFSLTKLFMSKTNKASSLPVSPIAHSNPETMHGWNVISPLSSVKGGGWRSIHRSRSVPDLSKEGSVSVPGGFRVIPSTPRRSERTVTTTTNQSLGDDIDGNDDGGENIADEEAVCRICYVELGEGADTLKMGCSCKGELALAHKECAVKWFSIKGSKICDVCKQEVQNLPVTLLRVQNVQVLNLQESGQQADFARHRIWQDVPVLVIVSMLAYFSFLEQLLISKMGSGAIAISLPFSCIIGLLASMAATTMENISGFMRAFNLCWWFSLDIFFTRWFVSSPFYLSLLPHLLGSQLQCVDILLLLRFGSGKQGPLLHQINGRARSID; this comes from the exons GTAGAAGACTCAAGTGAAATAGTTGAAGAAACCCCACCTGGTCAACAGCAGAGTCCACAACACCTTATATTAGAATTACCATCAATAGTTATCAAGGACGACAGAGAGGATTATACAAGAAAAAACTTGCCCCAAACACCAAGTCACACTCCTAAAAGAGTAAATTTTTCCCCATTACCGAGCCCTAGCTCTGGGAGAGTTAATTTTTCCCCatcaagaaataaatttacCATAAAAACCCTTCTACCAAAACTAAGTTTCAAACATCAAAGTACTACTGCAGACATCGAGAAGGAAGCCATTATACAACTAGGAGGTTCACCGGCAGGGGTATGGGAGAAGCATCAGTTTTCAAGGACATTTTCTCTTACAAAGCTATTTATGTCAAAAACGAATAAAGCATCATCCTTACCCGTGAGCCCAATTGCTCACTCAAATCCAGAGACTATGCATGGATGGAATGTGATCAGTCCATTAAGTTCTGTT AAAGGAGGGGGCTGGCGGTCTATCCACCGTTCTCGTTCAGTCCCTGACCTTAGCAAGGAAGGAAGTGTATCTGTCCCTGGTGGTTTCCGTGTAATTCCCAGCACACCACGAAGATCTGAGAGGACTGTCACAACAACAACTAACCAATCTCTAGGAGATGATATTG ATGGAAATGATGATGGTGGTGAAAATATTGCTGATGAAGAAGCTGTTTGTAGAATCTGCTATGTTGAACTTGGGGAGGGTGCTGACACCCTCAAAATGGGATGTAGCTGCAAAGGTGAACTTGCTTTGGCCCACAAAGAATGCGCTGTAAAATGGTTTAGCATTAAGGGTAGTAAAATATGTGATGTGTGCAAGCAAGAGGTTCAGAACCTACCTGTCACGCTTCTACGAGTTCAAAATGTTCAGGTCCTTAACTTGCAAGAGAGTGGTCAGCAAGCTGACTTTGCTAGACATAG GATATGGCAGGATGTTCCGGTTCTTGTCATTGTCAGCATGCTTgcttacttttcatttttagaGCAGCTTCTG ATTTCAAAAATGGGATCCGGTGCAATTGCCATTTCTCTCCCATTTTCCTGCATAATCGGTCTTCTAGCATCCATGGCAGCCACAACAATGG AAAATATATCTGGGTTTATGCGGGCATTCAATTTGTGCTGGTGGTTCTCTTTGGACATCTTTTTTACTCGTTG GTTCGTATCCAGCCCGTTCTATCTGTCCTTGTTGCCACACTTACTGGGTTCGCAGTTACAATGTGTGGACATTCTATTATTGTTGAGGTTTGGAAGTGGAAAACAAGGTCCCCTTCTTCATCAAATCAACGGCAGGGCCAGATCGATTGACTGA
- the LOC121267596 gene encoding uncharacterized protein LOC121267596 isoform X1: protein MENDEPFAKQSVQSASTISKDDHPTRQVEDSSEIVEETPPGQQQSPQHLILELPSIVIKDDREDYTRKNLPQTPSHTPKRVNFSPLPSPSSGRVNFSPSRNKFTIKTLLPKLSFKHQSTTADIEKEAIIQLGGSPAGVWEKHQFSRTFSLTKLFMSKTNKASSLPVSPIAHSNPETMHGWNVISPLSSVKGGGWRSIHRSRSVPDLSKEGSVSVPGGFRVIPSTPRRSERTVTTTTNQSLGDDIDGNDDGGENIADEEAVCRICYVELGEGADTLKMGCSCKGELALAHKECAVKWFSIKGSKICDVCKQEVQNLPVTLLRVQNVQVLNLQESGQQADFARHRIWQDVPVLVIVSMLAYFSFLEQLLISKMGSGAIAISLPFSCIIGLLASMAATTMVSRKYIWVYAGIQFVLVVLFGHLFYSLQVRIQPVLSVLVATLTGFAVTMCGHSIIVEVWKWKTRSPSSSNQRQGQID from the exons GTAGAAGACTCAAGTGAAATAGTTGAAGAAACCCCACCTGGTCAACAGCAGAGTCCACAACACCTTATATTAGAATTACCATCAATAGTTATCAAGGACGACAGAGAGGATTATACAAGAAAAAACTTGCCCCAAACACCAAGTCACACTCCTAAAAGAGTAAATTTTTCCCCATTACCGAGCCCTAGCTCTGGGAGAGTTAATTTTTCCCCatcaagaaataaatttacCATAAAAACCCTTCTACCAAAACTAAGTTTCAAACATCAAAGTACTACTGCAGACATCGAGAAGGAAGCCATTATACAACTAGGAGGTTCACCGGCAGGGGTATGGGAGAAGCATCAGTTTTCAAGGACATTTTCTCTTACAAAGCTATTTATGTCAAAAACGAATAAAGCATCATCCTTACCCGTGAGCCCAATTGCTCACTCAAATCCAGAGACTATGCATGGATGGAATGTGATCAGTCCATTAAGTTCTGTT AAAGGAGGGGGCTGGCGGTCTATCCACCGTTCTCGTTCAGTCCCTGACCTTAGCAAGGAAGGAAGTGTATCTGTCCCTGGTGGTTTCCGTGTAATTCCCAGCACACCACGAAGATCTGAGAGGACTGTCACAACAACAACTAACCAATCTCTAGGAGATGATATTG ATGGAAATGATGATGGTGGTGAAAATATTGCTGATGAAGAAGCTGTTTGTAGAATCTGCTATGTTGAACTTGGGGAGGGTGCTGACACCCTCAAAATGGGATGTAGCTGCAAAGGTGAACTTGCTTTGGCCCACAAAGAATGCGCTGTAAAATGGTTTAGCATTAAGGGTAGTAAAATATGTGATGTGTGCAAGCAAGAGGTTCAGAACCTACCTGTCACGCTTCTACGAGTTCAAAATGTTCAGGTCCTTAACTTGCAAGAGAGTGGTCAGCAAGCTGACTTTGCTAGACATAG GATATGGCAGGATGTTCCGGTTCTTGTCATTGTCAGCATGCTTgcttacttttcatttttagaGCAGCTTCTG ATTTCAAAAATGGGATCCGGTGCAATTGCCATTTCTCTCCCATTTTCCTGCATAATCGGTCTTCTAGCATCCATGGCAGCCACAACAATGG TAAGCAGAAAATATATCTGGGTTTATGCGGGCATTCAATTTGTGCTGGTGGTTCTCTTTGGACATCTTTTTTACTCGTTG CAGGTTCGTATCCAGCCCGTTCTATCTGTCCTTGTTGCCACACTTACTGGGTTCGCAGTTACAATGTGTGGACATTCTATTATTGTTGAGGTTTGGAAGTGGAAAACAAGGTCCCCTTCTTCATCAAATCAACGGCAGGGCCAGATCGATTGA
- the LOC121267596 gene encoding uncharacterized protein LOC121267596 isoform X3: MENDEPFAKQSVQSASTISKDDHPTRQVEDSSEIVEETPPGQQQSPQHLILELPSIVIKDDREDYTRKNLPQTPSHTPKRVNFSPLPSPSSGRVNFSPSRNKFTIKTLLPKLSFKHQSTTADIEKEAIIQLGGSPAGVWEKHQFSRTFSLTKLFMSKTNKASSLPVSPIAHSNPETMHGWNVISPLSSVKGGGWRSIHRSRSVPDLSKEGSVSVPGGFRVIPSTPRRSERTVTTTTNQSLGDDIDGNDDGGENIADEEAVCRICYVELGEGADTLKMGCSCKGELALAHKECAVKWFSIKGSKICDVCKQEVQNLPVTLLRVQNVQVLNLQESGQQADFARHRIWQDVPVLVIVSMLAYFSFLEQLLISKMGSGAIAISLPFSCIIGLLASMAATTMENISGFMRAFNLCWWFSLDIFFTRCRFVSSPFYLSLLPHLLGSQLQCVDILLLLRFGSGKQGPLLHQINGRARSID, from the exons GTAGAAGACTCAAGTGAAATAGTTGAAGAAACCCCACCTGGTCAACAGCAGAGTCCACAACACCTTATATTAGAATTACCATCAATAGTTATCAAGGACGACAGAGAGGATTATACAAGAAAAAACTTGCCCCAAACACCAAGTCACACTCCTAAAAGAGTAAATTTTTCCCCATTACCGAGCCCTAGCTCTGGGAGAGTTAATTTTTCCCCatcaagaaataaatttacCATAAAAACCCTTCTACCAAAACTAAGTTTCAAACATCAAAGTACTACTGCAGACATCGAGAAGGAAGCCATTATACAACTAGGAGGTTCACCGGCAGGGGTATGGGAGAAGCATCAGTTTTCAAGGACATTTTCTCTTACAAAGCTATTTATGTCAAAAACGAATAAAGCATCATCCTTACCCGTGAGCCCAATTGCTCACTCAAATCCAGAGACTATGCATGGATGGAATGTGATCAGTCCATTAAGTTCTGTT AAAGGAGGGGGCTGGCGGTCTATCCACCGTTCTCGTTCAGTCCCTGACCTTAGCAAGGAAGGAAGTGTATCTGTCCCTGGTGGTTTCCGTGTAATTCCCAGCACACCACGAAGATCTGAGAGGACTGTCACAACAACAACTAACCAATCTCTAGGAGATGATATTG ATGGAAATGATGATGGTGGTGAAAATATTGCTGATGAAGAAGCTGTTTGTAGAATCTGCTATGTTGAACTTGGGGAGGGTGCTGACACCCTCAAAATGGGATGTAGCTGCAAAGGTGAACTTGCTTTGGCCCACAAAGAATGCGCTGTAAAATGGTTTAGCATTAAGGGTAGTAAAATATGTGATGTGTGCAAGCAAGAGGTTCAGAACCTACCTGTCACGCTTCTACGAGTTCAAAATGTTCAGGTCCTTAACTTGCAAGAGAGTGGTCAGCAAGCTGACTTTGCTAGACATAG GATATGGCAGGATGTTCCGGTTCTTGTCATTGTCAGCATGCTTgcttacttttcatttttagaGCAGCTTCTG ATTTCAAAAATGGGATCCGGTGCAATTGCCATTTCTCTCCCATTTTCCTGCATAATCGGTCTTCTAGCATCCATGGCAGCCACAACAATGG AAAATATATCTGGGTTTATGCGGGCATTCAATTTGTGCTGGTGGTTCTCTTTGGACATCTTTTTTACTCGTTG CAGGTTCGTATCCAGCCCGTTCTATCTGTCCTTGTTGCCACACTTACTGGGTTCGCAGTTACAATGTGTGGACATTCTATTATTGTTGAGGTTTGGAAGTGGAAAACAAGGTCCCCTTCTTCATCAAATCAACGGCAGGGCCAGATCGATTGACTGA